A region of Anolis sagrei isolate rAnoSag1 chromosome 2, rAnoSag1.mat, whole genome shotgun sequence DNA encodes the following proteins:
- the ENPP7 gene encoding ectonucleotide pyrophosphatase/phosphodiesterase family member 7 isoform X1: MFALLGLVATLLTLGAAAPLQEAKSRNKLLLVSFDGFRWNYDQDVDTPNLDTMARDGVKAKYITPPFVTQTSPIHFTLVTGRYIENHGVIHNMWFNTTTGQKLAYYTTQGRSDWWDNGSLPIWITAQRQGLKTGSLFFPGGNATYQGEQVNVKKVEKLLHNYGNETEWKGNIDMVMKWFSEDDLDFVALYFGEPDSTGHKYGPESQQRKDMVSQVDRAVGYLRQRILDYGMTSTLNLIITSDHGMETVIKENEIVLRNVANFSFSDIQFEMLDYGPQGLLVPKPGKLEQVYEVLKTAHSKLHVYKKEEFPKRFHYANHTRVTPLVLYGDPGYVINGRLKVQFNKGEHGFDNEDMNMKTIFRAVGPAFERGLEVEPFESVDVYALLCKLLEIVPEPHDGNVNATQAMLAKSAGLSLENIQYYNNQLVNELIQSELINSNKPGSVVGFQFHI; this comes from the exons ATGTTTGCTCTCCTGGGCTTAGTGGCTACCTTGCTGACCCTTGGAGCTGCAGCTCCACTACAGGAAGCAAAGAGCCGCAACAAACTTCTCCTGGTCTCTTTTGATGGTTTTCGGTGGAATTATGACCAGGATGTAGATACTCCCAATCTAGATACCATGGCCAGAGATGGGGTGAAGGCAAAGTATATTACGCCTCCCTTTGTCACCCAGACGAGCCCGATCCATTTCACTCTGGTTACAG GACGATACATTGAGAATCATGGGGTGATTCACAATATGTGGTTCAACACCACCACTGGGCAGAAGCTTGCTTATTATACCACCCAGGGGAGGTCTGACTGGTGGGACAACGGGAGCCTCCCAATCTGGATCACAGCGCAAAGGCAG GGCTTGAAGACAGGGTCCCTCTTCTTCCCTGGAGGGAATGCAACCTACCAAGGTGAACAGGTCAATGTTAAGAAGGTGGAGAAGCTCCTTCACAATTATGGCAATGAGACTGAATGGAAGGGGAACATTGACATGGTCATGAAGTGGTTCTCTGAGGATGATCTTGACTTTGTTGCCCTTTACTTTGGAGAGCCTGACTCCACAGGTCACAAATATGGCCCAGAATCCCAGCAAAGGAAGGACATGGTCAGTCAGGTGGATCGGGCAGTGGGTTACTTGAGACAGCGTATATTGGACTATGGCATGACATCGACACTCAACCTGATCATCACCTCTGACCATGGCATGGAAACAGTAATCAAAGAAAATGAAATCGTCCTCCGCAATGTAGCAAACTTTTCCTTTTCAGACATTCAGTTTGAGATGCTAGATTACGGGCCACAAGGGCTACTGGTGCCAAAACCAGGGAAACTGGAACAAGTTTATGAAGTCCTGAAAACAGCTCACAGCAAACTCCATGTCTATAAGAAGGAGGAATTCCCAAAGAGATTCCACTATGCCAACCACACTCGCGTCACCCCACTGGTATTGTATGGAGACCCTGGATACGTGATCAATGGG aGACTCAAAGTGCAATTCAATAAGGGGGAGCATGGTTTTGACAATGAAGATATGAACATGAAGACCATTTTCCGAGCTGTGGGACCAGCTTTTGAGAGAGGGCTAGAAGTGGAACCATTTGAAAGTGTGGATGTTTATGCTCTCCTCTGCAAACTGCTAGAGATAGTTCCTGAGCCACATGATGGAAACGTGAATGCCACGCAGGCAATGCTGGCCAAAAGTGCAGGTCTGAGTTTGGAAAACATTCAGTATTATAATAACCAACTGGTCAATGAACTGATTCAGTCTGAACTGATAAATTCTAATAAACCAGGCAGTGTTGTGGGATTTCAGTTTCACATTTAG
- the ENPP7 gene encoding ectonucleotide pyrophosphatase/phosphodiesterase family member 7 isoform X2, which translates to MFALLGLVATLLTLGAAAPLQEAKSRNKLLLVSFDGFRWNYDQDVDTPNLDTMARDGVKAKYITPPFVTQTSPIHFTLVTGRYIENHGVIHNMWFNTTTGQKLAYYTTQGRSDWWDNGSLPIWITAQRQGLKTGSLFFPGGNATYQGEQVNVKKVEKLLHNYGNETEWKGNIDMVMKWFSEDDLDFVALYFGEPDSTGHKYGPESQQRKDMVSQVDRAVGYLRQRILDYGMTSTLNLIITSDHGMETVIKENEIVLRNVANFSFSDIQFEMLDYGPQGLLVPKPGKLEQVYEVLKTAHSKLHVYKKEEFPKRFHYANHTRVTPLVLYGDPGYVINGRLKVQFNKGEHGFDNEDMNMKTIFRAVGPAFERGLEVEPFESVDVYALLCKLLEIVPEPHDGNVNATQAMLAKSAGTSLTSLNTWKLALALGLSTFLRLTTGISGGMFL; encoded by the exons ATGTTTGCTCTCCTGGGCTTAGTGGCTACCTTGCTGACCCTTGGAGCTGCAGCTCCACTACAGGAAGCAAAGAGCCGCAACAAACTTCTCCTGGTCTCTTTTGATGGTTTTCGGTGGAATTATGACCAGGATGTAGATACTCCCAATCTAGATACCATGGCCAGAGATGGGGTGAAGGCAAAGTATATTACGCCTCCCTTTGTCACCCAGACGAGCCCGATCCATTTCACTCTGGTTACAG GACGATACATTGAGAATCATGGGGTGATTCACAATATGTGGTTCAACACCACCACTGGGCAGAAGCTTGCTTATTATACCACCCAGGGGAGGTCTGACTGGTGGGACAACGGGAGCCTCCCAATCTGGATCACAGCGCAAAGGCAG GGCTTGAAGACAGGGTCCCTCTTCTTCCCTGGAGGGAATGCAACCTACCAAGGTGAACAGGTCAATGTTAAGAAGGTGGAGAAGCTCCTTCACAATTATGGCAATGAGACTGAATGGAAGGGGAACATTGACATGGTCATGAAGTGGTTCTCTGAGGATGATCTTGACTTTGTTGCCCTTTACTTTGGAGAGCCTGACTCCACAGGTCACAAATATGGCCCAGAATCCCAGCAAAGGAAGGACATGGTCAGTCAGGTGGATCGGGCAGTGGGTTACTTGAGACAGCGTATATTGGACTATGGCATGACATCGACACTCAACCTGATCATCACCTCTGACCATGGCATGGAAACAGTAATCAAAGAAAATGAAATCGTCCTCCGCAATGTAGCAAACTTTTCCTTTTCAGACATTCAGTTTGAGATGCTAGATTACGGGCCACAAGGGCTACTGGTGCCAAAACCAGGGAAACTGGAACAAGTTTATGAAGTCCTGAAAACAGCTCACAGCAAACTCCATGTCTATAAGAAGGAGGAATTCCCAAAGAGATTCCACTATGCCAACCACACTCGCGTCACCCCACTGGTATTGTATGGAGACCCTGGATACGTGATCAATGGG aGACTCAAAGTGCAATTCAATAAGGGGGAGCATGGTTTTGACAATGAAGATATGAACATGAAGACCATTTTCCGAGCTGTGGGACCAGCTTTTGAGAGAGGGCTAGAAGTGGAACCATTTGAAAGTGTGGATGTTTATGCTCTCCTCTGCAAACTGCTAGAGATAGTTCCTGAGCCACATGATGGAAACGTGAATGCCACGCAGGCAATGCTGGCCAAAAGTGCAG GGACCAGTCTGACTTCTCTGAACACTTGGAAACTGGCGTTGGCTTTGGGCTTGAGTACCTTTCTGAGACTCACAACTGGTATTTCGGGTGGTATGTTTTTGTAA